The proteins below come from a single Holdemania massiliensis genomic window:
- the gpr gene encoding GPR endopeptidase codes for MRKHRTDLAYEEVLDLQDNENFTHTKKSYHGITTHHISIHHPCEEIEKQPGEYITIELDDLNDAKQREEAIAVTGDCLKQVIDGLKLSGTRALIVGLGNQEITADSLGPIAAKQVIVTAHLHRLQEEELAQGTSEVAVIVPGVMGQTGLETAEFVQAVARQFQPDFVIAIDALATRSIERINRVIQISDTGIQPGGGVGNHRKVLNEELVQAPVVAIGVATVVSIEALIDQVLSTIQCDDYQKVMDHIHYQESYQMVVTPKEMDEEVKHLTEVISTAINQVLHPRFSQM; via the coding sequence ATGCGCAAACACAGAACGGATCTGGCCTACGAAGAAGTGCTGGATTTACAGGACAATGAGAATTTTACCCATACCAAAAAAAGTTACCACGGGATTACAACCCATCATATTTCCATTCATCATCCGTGTGAAGAAATTGAGAAGCAGCCAGGTGAGTACATTACCATCGAACTGGATGATCTGAATGATGCGAAACAACGGGAAGAAGCGATTGCGGTGACCGGCGATTGTTTGAAGCAGGTGATCGACGGCTTAAAACTCAGCGGCACCCGTGCGTTAATTGTCGGCTTAGGCAATCAGGAAATTACAGCGGACTCATTGGGGCCGATTGCGGCCAAGCAGGTGATTGTCACCGCCCATCTGCATCGGCTGCAGGAAGAAGAACTCGCACAGGGGACCAGCGAAGTCGCGGTGATTGTGCCGGGCGTGATGGGACAGACCGGTTTGGAAACCGCGGAATTCGTACAGGCTGTAGCCCGTCAGTTTCAACCTGATTTTGTCATCGCGATCGATGCTCTGGCGACCCGATCAATTGAACGGATCAACCGCGTCATTCAAATCAGTGATACCGGCATCCAGCCTGGGGGCGGTGTTGGAAATCATCGTAAAGTGCTCAACGAAGAATTAGTCCAAGCGCCGGTTGTGGCAATCGGGGTAGCGACGGTTGTCAGTATTGAAGCTCTGATCGATCAGGTGCTTTCGACCATTCAATGTGATGACTATCAGAAAGTCATGGATCATATCCATTATCAGGAATCTTATCAGATGGTCGTGACGCCTAAAGAAATGGATGAGGAAGTCAAGCATTTGACGGAGGTCATTTCCACAGCGATCAATCAGGTACTGCATCCCCGTTTTTCCCAGATGTAA
- the lepA gene encoding translation elongation factor 4 → MDQSKIRNFSIIAHIDHGKSTLADRILEMTDTVQHREMVDQILDSLDLERERGITIKLNAVQLKYRAKDGEEYVFHLIDTPGHVDFTYEVSRSLAACEGAVLVVDAAQGIEAQTLANVYLALDNDLEIVPVINKIDLPSAQPEVVKEEIENVIGLDCTEAPLISAKTGLNVQDVLEEIVKKVPAPSGDPQAPLKALVFDSIYDSYRGVIVFVRVKEGRIQVGDKIRFMNNQAEYEVLECGVRNPKEVKLGALECGEVGWFAASIKSVQDVSVGATVTQADNPAKEALPGYRKMNPMVYCGLYPTDSAKYNDLRDALEKLKLNDASLQFEAETSQALGFGFRCGFLGLLHMDVVQERLEREYNLSLIATAPSVIYHCYLTDGSMVKIDNPAHLPEVQRIDRLEEPYVKASIMVPNEYIGAVMELCQNKRGIYKDMHYIDANRNTLEYEIPLGEIVFDFFDKLKSCTKGYASLDYEISEYKKSDLVKMDILLNGELIDALSIIVHRDFAYARGNSITVKLKELIPKQQFEIPVQAAVNGKIIARTNIKSLRKNVLAKCYGGDISRKKKLLEKQKEGKKRMKAVGSVEIPQEAFMAVLSMDDDK, encoded by the coding sequence ATGGATCAGTCGAAGATCAGAAACTTTTCGATCATTGCCCATATCGACCATGGCAAATCGACCTTGGCGGATCGGATTCTGGAAATGACCGATACCGTTCAGCATCGAGAAATGGTGGATCAGATTCTGGATTCTCTGGATCTGGAACGGGAACGCGGCATTACAATTAAGCTGAATGCAGTTCAGCTGAAATATCGGGCGAAGGATGGCGAGGAATATGTTTTCCATCTGATTGACACGCCCGGACACGTCGATTTTACCTATGAGGTATCCCGCTCACTGGCGGCCTGTGAAGGGGCGGTGCTGGTTGTGGATGCGGCGCAGGGAATTGAAGCGCAGACTCTGGCTAATGTCTATTTGGCGCTGGACAATGATCTGGAGATCGTGCCGGTCATCAATAAAATTGATCTGCCGAGTGCGCAGCCGGAAGTCGTTAAGGAAGAAATTGAAAATGTAATTGGATTGGATTGCACAGAGGCTCCGTTAATATCAGCGAAAACCGGATTAAATGTGCAGGATGTACTGGAAGAAATCGTAAAGAAAGTTCCGGCGCCCTCTGGGGATCCTCAAGCGCCTTTAAAAGCGTTGGTCTTTGATTCCATCTATGATTCGTACCGCGGCGTCATCGTTTTCGTCCGGGTTAAAGAAGGACGGATTCAGGTTGGCGATAAAATTCGTTTCATGAATAATCAGGCTGAATATGAAGTGCTGGAATGCGGTGTGCGCAATCCGAAGGAAGTCAAACTGGGCGCTTTGGAATGCGGCGAAGTCGGCTGGTTTGCCGCCAGCATCAAATCGGTGCAGGATGTCAGCGTCGGGGCAACGGTAACACAGGCCGACAATCCGGCTAAGGAAGCCCTGCCGGGTTATCGCAAAATGAATCCGATGGTATACTGCGGTCTGTATCCGACGGATTCTGCGAAATACAACGATTTGCGCGATGCCCTGGAGAAGCTGAAGCTCAACGATGCTTCCCTGCAGTTTGAGGCAGAAACTTCCCAAGCGCTGGGCTTTGGCTTCCGCTGCGGATTTTTAGGTCTGCTGCACATGGATGTCGTTCAGGAACGGCTGGAACGGGAATACAATCTGTCGTTGATTGCCACGGCGCCCAGCGTTATCTATCATTGTTATCTGACGGATGGATCCATGGTGAAGATTGACAATCCGGCGCATTTGCCGGAGGTTCAGCGGATCGATCGGCTGGAGGAACCGTATGTCAAGGCCAGCATCATGGTGCCGAACGAATATATCGGAGCGGTGATGGAGCTATGTCAGAACAAACGCGGTATCTATAAGGATATGCATTACATTGATGCCAACCGCAATACGCTGGAATATGAGATTCCGTTAGGCGAAATTGTTTTTGATTTCTTTGATAAACTGAAAAGCTGTACTAAGGGTTATGCTTCTCTGGACTATGAAATCAGCGAATACAAAAAGAGTGACCTGGTGAAGATGGATATTCTGCTTAACGGCGAACTGATTGACGCCTTATCGATCATTGTTCATCGTGATTTCGCGTATGCCCGCGGCAATTCCATCACGGTGAAGCTGAAAGAGCTGATTCCGAAGCAGCAGTTTGAGATTCCGGTGCAGGCGGCGGTTAATGGTAAGATCATTGCCCGCACCAACATCAAGTCATTGCGTAAAAACGTTTTGGCGAAATGCTATGGCGGCGATATTTCGCGTAAGAAAAAGCTGTTGGAAAAACAGAAAGAGGGCAAGAAACGGATGAAGGCGGTCGGCTCTGTGGAAATTCCGCAGGAGGCCTTTATGGCAGTCTTGTCGATGGATGACGATAAATAA
- the rpsT gene encoding 30S ribosomal protein S20 — MPNIKSQKKRSITNLKRNAAKTAEKSALKTAIKEVLVAVEAKDKEKAVAAYNTANSLLDKAVTSHLKHKNYTARQKARLAKAVNSL; from the coding sequence ATGCCAAACATCAAGTCTCAGAAGAAACGTTCGATTACTAATTTAAAGAGAAATGCAGCGAAAACTGCTGAAAAGTCCGCGCTGAAAACAGCAATTAAGGAAGTCCTGGTTGCCGTAGAAGCGAAGGATAAGGAAAAAGCAGTTGCAGCGTACAACACTGCAAATTCTTTATTAGATAAAGCCGTTACCAGCCATCTGAAGCACAAGAACTACACAGCACGTCAGAAGGCTCGCTTAGCAAAAGCGGTCAATTCTCTGTAA
- the fmt gene encoding methionyl-tRNA formyltransferase, which yields MKTRVLFMGTPEFACGILQALTQLPFVELVGVVSQPDKKVGRQQKLQMTPVHALAEQLGLPVLQPQKIRTDYAEVLDLQPELIVTCAYGQMVPEAVLNAPKHGCINVHASLLPKYRGGSPIHTAIIQGETESGVTIMQMVKKMDAGDMLAVKKVAIDEEDTTEMLHDKLQAAGSALLKECLLDYLEGRITPIAQDETQVSFAWNITKEQEQIDFSQTGRQIYNQIRGLISWPVGYGVIAGQKMKFWGVRYREDKTEQPSGTILGFDEMGMLVAAGGVMIVITELQMEGKKRVGAKDFYNGKGKQLIGCRFESVTSTVAQVKESV from the coding sequence TTGAAAACAAGAGTTTTATTTATGGGTACACCGGAGTTTGCCTGCGGGATTTTACAGGCCCTAACGCAGCTGCCTTTTGTGGAGCTGGTCGGTGTGGTTTCCCAGCCGGACAAGAAGGTTGGCCGCCAACAGAAGCTGCAGATGACCCCAGTGCATGCTTTGGCTGAACAATTGGGACTGCCTGTTTTACAACCGCAGAAGATTCGGACGGATTATGCCGAAGTCCTGGATCTGCAGCCGGAACTGATCGTGACCTGTGCTTATGGTCAGATGGTGCCGGAAGCTGTGCTGAATGCACCGAAACATGGCTGCATTAACGTTCACGCGTCACTGCTGCCGAAATATCGCGGAGGATCACCCATCCATACCGCTATCATTCAAGGTGAAACGGAAAGCGGCGTCACCATCATGCAGATGGTAAAAAAGATGGATGCCGGAGATATGCTGGCGGTTAAAAAAGTCGCCATCGACGAGGAAGATACGACGGAAATGCTTCATGATAAGCTGCAGGCCGCTGGTTCTGCCTTGTTAAAGGAATGCCTTTTGGACTATCTTGAAGGTCGGATTACACCCATCGCCCAGGATGAAACCCAGGTCAGCTTCGCTTGGAATATTACGAAAGAACAGGAACAGATCGATTTTTCCCAAACCGGACGTCAGATCTACAATCAGATCCGCGGACTGATTTCCTGGCCGGTCGGCTATGGTGTGATCGCCGGGCAGAAGATGAAATTTTGGGGTGTGCGCTATCGTGAGGATAAAACCGAGCAGCCTAGCGGAACGATTCTCGGGTTTGACGAGATGGGGATGCTGGTGGCAGCTGGCGGGGTGATGATTGTCATCACCGAACTGCAGATGGAAGGCAAAAAACGCGTCGGTGCCAAAGATTTCTACAATGGCAAAGGCAAGCAGCTGATCGGCTGCCGCTTTGAATCTGTCACTTCAACAGTGGCACAGGTAAAAGAATCAGTATGA
- a CDS encoding stage II sporulation protein P: protein MKTKLKITLKLLLILAFLAVTSFFTGLGDLLSQNKTSVLESILHPVIDLDRISIKEQLALLPDFKQAVERIDEVVINEPFVPKFEKEEKPEKKSVYIYNTHQSETYSDGTTTYEIGMELAKMLEEEGYYVYFQTGNFLREAEEEGLKYNQLYTISRRHINDTFAEHGGFDLVIDLHRDSAPRSASVFENEGMTYAKMMFVVGMKSSNAAHVMAHSRQLTDKINQVMPGIMRSVFERQSVYNQDMAENMVLLELGTDQNSTEEVRNSLRILVEALTNGGIE, encoded by the coding sequence TTGAAAACAAAGCTGAAAATCACACTGAAATTACTGCTGATCCTGGCCTTTCTGGCAGTCACCTCATTCTTTACCGGCCTGGGTGATCTGCTTTCGCAGAATAAGACCTCTGTACTGGAGTCTATCCTGCATCCGGTGATCGATTTGGACCGCATCTCAATCAAAGAACAGCTGGCGCTGCTGCCGGACTTTAAACAAGCAGTGGAACGGATTGACGAAGTGGTCATCAACGAACCATTTGTACCTAAATTTGAAAAAGAAGAAAAACCGGAAAAGAAATCCGTTTACATCTATAACACGCATCAGTCGGAAACATACAGCGACGGCACCACAACCTATGAAATTGGGATGGAGCTGGCAAAAATGCTGGAAGAAGAAGGCTACTATGTTTATTTTCAAACCGGAAATTTTCTGCGGGAGGCCGAGGAAGAAGGCTTAAAGTACAACCAATTATATACGATTTCCCGTAGGCATATCAATGATACGTTTGCCGAGCACGGTGGGTTTGATCTGGTCATCGACCTGCATCGGGATTCGGCTCCGCGCTCAGCTTCGGTTTTTGAAAATGAGGGCATGACTTATGCCAAAATGATGTTTGTAGTCGGGATGAAATCATCAAATGCCGCACATGTCATGGCACATTCCCGGCAATTAACCGACAAAATTAACCAGGTGATGCCCGGTATAATGAGATCAGTCTTTGAACGGCAGTCCGTATACAATCAGGATATGGCGGAAAACATGGTGCTGCTGGAATTGGGAACCGATCAAAACAGCACAGAGGAAGTCCGCAATTCACTGCGGATTTTAGTCGAAGCGTTAACGAACGGAGGGATTGAATGA